From the Mycoplasmatota bacterium genome, one window contains:
- a CDS encoding family 10 glycosylhydrolase produces MKQLIIFLSISFLIFLSTTAANVKAESNIVHNKHEFRGVWVATVASIDIGYHISEDQYKEEFTKILDTVEEYNFNAIIFQVRPTNDAFYPSSLNPWSRYLTGIEGKSPGWDPLTWMVEESHKRGIEFHAWLNPYRVSLEKVGDHYDTKEDIISSLTDKNYAKKHPEYVLEGGDGRLILNPGEPAVKQFIKDTIEEIITNYDVDAIHFDDYFYPYSGVKGNLDMETYDTYKNEYESLADWRRRNVDEVIEGISGLIRTYDRENDKAVQFGISPFGVWRNKSTDPLGSDTRASQSYDMQYADTRKWVKEEWLDYIAPQLYWEIGHNLADYETLASWWADVVHGTKVNLYTGNAIYRYGSNSAWNKYDELPKQLLYNNQFEEINGSIFFSYKHLRSSASSALIAGRTYIKERMWDTIALQPTLPLINETIPGQIENVSTTTGNINSSVDISWDKVENSKYYLVYRFENDQTVDLSDPANIYSLVTNDAHGDTVTFTDTNLVADTEYVYHITVVSNSVLEGDAKIVRYSYSDDTGSTTTTEETTTTEETTTTEETTTTTKDTTTTDDTTTTTEEVDTNNDSDNSNKNLYVLAIAASALIVIGSITFAFRKVRRA; encoded by the coding sequence ATGAAGCAATTAATTATCTTTTTAAGTATTAGTTTCCTTATATTTTTAAGTACTACAGCTGCTAATGTTAAAGCTGAATCAAATATAGTTCATAATAAACATGAATTCAGAGGTGTTTGGGTAGCAACAGTTGCAAGTATTGATATTGGTTATCATATTTCTGAAGATCAATATAAAGAAGAGTTTACAAAAATATTAGATACAGTAGAAGAATATAATTTTAACGCTATTATTTTCCAAGTGAGACCAACAAATGATGCATTCTATCCATCAAGTTTAAATCCATGGAGCCGTTATTTAACTGGAATTGAAGGAAAATCACCAGGATGGGATCCACTTACTTGGATGGTTGAAGAATCTCACAAACGAGGGATTGAGTTTCATGCTTGGTTAAATCCATATCGTGTTTCTCTAGAAAAAGTAGGAGATCATTATGATACAAAAGAAGATATCATAAGTTCACTTACAGACAAAAATTATGCTAAAAAGCACCCTGAATATGTTTTAGAAGGTGGAGATGGTCGTCTAATTTTAAATCCAGGTGAGCCTGCAGTTAAACAATTTATTAAAGATACAATTGAAGAGATTATTACAAATTATGATGTAGATGCAATTCATTTCGATGATTATTTTTATCCATATAGTGGGGTAAAAGGTAATCTTGATATGGAAACTTATGATACTTATAAAAATGAATATGAATCATTAGCAGATTGGCGAAGAAGAAATGTTGATGAAGTAATTGAAGGTATTAGTGGGTTAATTCGTACCTATGATCGTGAAAATGACAAAGCGGTACAATTTGGTATCTCACCATTTGGTGTTTGGAGAAATAAATCAACTGATCCATTAGGGTCTGATACAAGAGCTAGTCAAAGTTATGATATGCAATATGCTGATACTAGAAAATGGGTTAAAGAAGAGTGGCTTGATTATATTGCTCCACAATTATATTGGGAAATTGGACATAATTTAGCTGATTATGAAACATTAGCTTCTTGGTGGGCAGATGTTGTTCATGGTACCAAAGTTAATTTATATACTGGAAATGCAATCTATCGTTATGGTTCAAATTCAGCTTGGAATAAATATGATGAATTACCAAAACAATTACTATATAATAATCAATTTGAAGAAATAAATGGAAGTATTTTCTTTTCTTATAAACATTTAAGATCATCTGCTTCATCTGCACTAATTGCAGGAAGAACCTATATTAAAGAACGTATGTGGGATACAATCGCACTTCAACCAACTTTACCATTGATTAATGAAACAATTCCTGGTCAAATTGAAAATGTTTCAACAACAACAGGAAACATTAATTCTAGTGTAGATATTAGTTGGGATAAAGTTGAAAATAGTAAATATTATCTTGTTTATCGTTTTGAGAATGATCAAACAGTAGATTTAAGTGATCCTGCAAATATCTATTCGTTAGTAACGAATGATGCACATGGTGATACAGTGACTTTTACAGATACAAACTTAGTAGCAGATACAGAATATGTTTATCATATCACTGTTGTAAGTAATAGTGTTCTTGAAGGCGATGCAAAAATTGTTAGATATAGTTATTCTGATGATACAGGTAGTACAACCACAACAGAAGAAACTACAACGACAGAAGAAACTACAACAACAGAAGAAACTACAACAACTACAAAAGATACCACTACAACAGATGATACGACAACAACAACCGAAGAAGTAGATACAAATAATGATAGTGATAATTCTAATAAAAATTTATATGTACTAGCGATAGCAGCATCAGCTCTTATCGTAATAGGGTCAATTACCTTTGCATTTCGTAAAGTTAGACGAGCATAA
- a CDS encoding electron transfer flavoprotein subunit beta/FixA family protein, translating into MKIAVCIKQVPASTDVKVDPITGVLIRDGAKSKMNPYDLYAIETALHIKEICADASIVAITMGPPQAKEVLKEAIWMGCDDAVLISDRKFAGADVLATSRTLSQGIEQLGDVDLVICGKQTTDGDTAQVGPEIAEFLNLPQATFVNEIKEVKDKSIIVSSNYENHYEVLEVLFPCLITIDKDIFTPRLPSYKRGVSYQNLEINTVMLKDLPLKDETMYGLNGSPTQVEKIFSPDKNTEQKVIEGCALDVADALFKKLKDSKFI; encoded by the coding sequence TTGAAAATAGCAGTCTGTATTAAACAAGTCCCTGCATCAACTGATGTAAAAGTAGACCCGATTACAGGGGTTTTAATCAGAGATGGAGCTAAAAGTAAAATGAATCCTTATGACTTATATGCGATTGAAACGGCTCTACATATTAAAGAAATTTGTGCAGATGCATCTATTGTAGCGATTACGATGGGTCCACCTCAAGCGAAAGAAGTTTTGAAAGAAGCAATTTGGATGGGGTGCGATGATGCTGTTTTAATCAGTGATCGTAAGTTTGCTGGAGCTGATGTGCTTGCAACTTCACGGACTTTAAGTCAAGGGATCGAGCAATTAGGAGATGTAGATCTTGTTATTTGTGGAAAACAAACAACAGATGGTGATACTGCCCAAGTGGGTCCTGAAATTGCAGAATTTTTGAATTTACCTCAAGCAACTTTTGTTAATGAGATTAAAGAAGTAAAAGATAAATCAATTATTGTAAGTTCAAATTACGAAAATCATTATGAAGTTTTAGAAGTTCTATTTCCTTGTTTAATTACTATTGATAAAGATATCTTTACACCACGTTTACCTTCGTATAAACGTGGCGTAAGTTATCAAAATTTAGAAATAAATACAGTTATGTTAAAGGACTTACCATTAAAAGATGAAACGATGTATGGTTTAAATGGCTCTCCAACACAAGTAGAGAAAATCTTTTCTCCGGATAAAAATACTGAACAAAAGGTCATTGAAGGTTGTGCGCTAGATGTGGCAGACGCATTATTTAAGAAACTGAAAGATAGTAAGTTTATTTAG
- a CDS encoding electron transfer flavoprotein subunit alpha/FixB family protein encodes MCKLCVKKGPAGVCEFIETVKESINKDDWKGICVYVEHDEERIHPVTFELIGKAQELAKKINHPVHAIIIGDDIDDMVEEILHYGVDEVIKVKNNELKQFNIELYTTVLTQYVKQYKPSSILIGATPLGRSYAPRVAARLKTGLTADCTFLDVKENTDLIQIRPAFGGNIMASIITPNNRPQIATVRYKVFNKPEVGKKIGKVSSLSLEGINLDTKIKLHEIKQKEKGIDIAEAPVIISCGRSFKSKEDLKMVYELANLLGAEVACTRPLIENGWFDPRRQIGLSGRTVAPKLLINLGISGAVQYVAGIKNSETIISVNIDKNASIMDVSHLGIIGDIYEVIPNLIKKIKEDGEINGI; translated from the coding sequence ATGTGTAAATTATGTGTAAAAAAAGGGCCAGCTGGTGTTTGTGAATTTATTGAAACTGTTAAAGAATCGATTAATAAAGATGATTGGAAAGGGATTTGTGTTTATGTTGAACATGATGAGGAAAGAATTCATCCTGTAACGTTTGAATTAATCGGTAAAGCACAAGAACTAGCTAAAAAAATTAATCATCCAGTTCATGCGATTATTATCGGCGATGATATTGATGATATGGTAGAAGAGATTCTACATTATGGTGTAGATGAAGTAATTAAAGTAAAAAATAATGAATTAAAACAGTTTAATATTGAATTATATACAACTGTCTTAACACAGTATGTGAAACAATATAAACCTAGTTCAATTTTAATTGGTGCAACACCATTAGGACGTTCATACGCTCCACGTGTTGCCGCAAGATTAAAAACTGGACTTACAGCTGATTGTACTTTTCTTGATGTGAAAGAGAATACCGACTTAATTCAAATTCGTCCAGCGTTTGGTGGAAATATTATGGCTTCTATTATCACACCGAATAATAGACCACAAATCGCTACTGTTAGATATAAAGTATTTAATAAACCAGAAGTAGGTAAGAAGATAGGTAAGGTCTCTTCATTATCACTAGAAGGAATTAATTTAGATACGAAAATTAAACTTCATGAAATTAAACAGAAAGAAAAAGGAATTGACATCGCTGAAGCACCTGTAATTATAAGTTGCGGAAGAAGTTTTAAATCAAAAGAAGATTTAAAAATGGTTTATGAACTGGCTAATTTGTTAGGTGCTGAAGTAGCTTGTACACGTCCATTAATTGAGAACGGCTGGTTTGACCCAAGAAGACAAATTGGTTTAAGTGGTCGTACAGTTGCACCTAAATTATTGATTAATTTAGGAATATCTGGTGCTGTTCAATATGTTGCTGGAATCAAAAATAGTGAAACGATTATTTCAGTTAATATTGACAAAAATGCTTCAATCATGGATGTATCTCATCTAGGAATTATTGGTGATATCTATGAAGTAATACCAAATCTAATTAAAAAAATCAAAGAAGATGGTGAGATTAATGGCATATAA
- a CDS encoding FAD-binding oxidoreductase, with protein MAYKQIEEQDILYFKEVISDDRVFSHDEINEDYGKDELGTIEKMPDVLIQVQSTEEVSKVMRYAYQKVIPVVVRGAGTGLVGGCVPLYGGIVLDTSKMNQIVDLDENNLTLTVEPGVLLMDIYDYVEPKGYFYAPDPGEKSATIGGNISTNAGGMRAVKYGVTRDWVRALEVVLPNGDVVTLGSKVVKDSTGYPLKQLMIGSEGTLGIITKAVLKLMALPKYNMSLLVPFENIEKAVNAVTNITKSETIPTAIEFFERKTIEFSEIFLGKKFPDTKHDAYILLTFDGNNQSQIDHDYKTVANLCLDELEAKDVFIVDTDERKDSVWKARGAFLEAIKASTTEMDECDVVVPRDKVAEFILFTHQISKDLNIRIPSFGHAGDGNLHIYVCKDDLSDEEWETKLNQTFALMYQKSIELKGLVSGEHGIGYAKKSFLKSHLGESQMQLMQGIKRVFDEKNILNPGKIVE; from the coding sequence ATGGCATATAAACAAATAGAAGAACAAGATATATTATATTTTAAAGAAGTTATTTCAGATGATCGTGTATTTTCTCATGATGAAATTAATGAAGATTATGGAAAAGATGAATTAGGGACCATTGAAAAAATGCCAGATGTTCTCATTCAAGTACAATCTACAGAAGAAGTATCGAAAGTGATGCGTTATGCTTATCAAAAAGTTATCCCTGTTGTCGTTCGTGGAGCTGGAACAGGGTTAGTAGGTGGCTGCGTCCCTTTATATGGGGGTATTGTTTTAGATACTTCGAAAATGAATCAAATAGTAGACCTTGATGAAAATAATCTTACCTTAACCGTTGAACCAGGTGTATTACTAATGGATATATATGATTATGTTGAACCAAAAGGTTACTTTTATGCACCAGATCCTGGTGAAAAAAGTGCAACCATTGGAGGAAACATTAGTACGAATGCAGGTGGTATGCGAGCAGTAAAATATGGCGTAACTAGAGATTGGGTTCGTGCATTAGAAGTTGTTTTACCAAATGGTGATGTGGTTACATTAGGAAGTAAAGTGGTAAAAGATAGTACAGGTTACCCTTTAAAACAGCTGATGATTGGTTCTGAAGGAACCTTAGGTATCATCACTAAAGCTGTCTTAAAATTGATGGCACTTCCTAAGTATAATATGAGTTTATTAGTTCCATTTGAAAATATTGAAAAAGCGGTCAATGCGGTAACAAATATTACTAAATCTGAAACAATTCCAACAGCTATTGAATTTTTCGAAAGAAAAACAATAGAATTTTCAGAAATCTTTTTAGGAAAGAAATTTCCTGATACTAAACATGATGCTTATATTTTATTGACTTTTGATGGTAATAATCAGAGTCAAATAGATCATGACTATAAGACAGTTGCAAATTTATGTCTAGATGAATTAGAAGCGAAAGATGTATTTATTGTTGATACAGATGAACGTAAAGATTCAGTTTGGAAAGCAAGAGGCGCATTTTTAGAAGCGATTAAAGCATCCACTACTGAAATGGATGAATGTGATGTTGTTGTACCTAGAGATAAGGTAGCTGAGTTTATTTTATTTACCCATCAAATATCTAAAGACTTAAATATTAGAATTCCTAGTTTTGGTCATGCAGGTGATGGAAATTTACATATTTATGTTTGTAAAGATGATTTAAGTGATGAAGAATGGGAAACTAAGTTAAACCAAACATTTGCATTAATGTATCAAAAATCAATTGAATTAAAAGGTTTAGTTTCAGGTGAGCATGGGATTGGATATGCGAAAAAATCTTTCTTAAAAAGTCATTTAGGAGAATCTCAAATGCAGTTAATGCAAGGAATTAAACGTGTGTTTGATGAAAAGAATATTTTAAATCCAGGTAAAATAGTTGAATAG
- a CDS encoding serine/threonine protein phosphatase, whose protein sequence is MKYFIMSDIHGHYKEMMEALSKTDFDMNNEKHKLIINGDMFDRGNQSKEVFEFLYPLSLDGKAIILKGNHEFFLEEFLEGNKERVEFNCTYNGFKKTLLSFIPNYDKISFENASRILHKQYPYLKKWLSNLPYYFETKQYVITHAGLDFSHGDYRLGNFKRAVWTKPEEFFEIDLEKEFNFKKIVVVGHRFTSKIRSYFNLIDEDKHSIYYHKDKQKIGIDGGCYHSKRINVFEIIEN, encoded by the coding sequence ATGAAATATTTTATTATGAGTGATATCCATGGTCATTATAAGGAAATGATGGAAGCTTTAAGTAAGACAGATTTTGATATGAACAATGAAAAACACAAACTCATTATTAATGGAGATATGTTTGATAGAGGTAATCAAAGTAAAGAAGTATTTGAATTTTTATACCCTTTAAGTTTAGATGGAAAAGCAATCATATTAAAAGGAAATCACGAATTTTTTTTAGAAGAGTTTTTAGAGGGAAATAAGGAGAGGGTTGAATTTAACTGTACTTATAATGGTTTTAAAAAGACTTTATTATCATTTATCCCTAATTATGATAAGATTTCATTTGAAAATGCAAGTAGAATTTTACACAAACAATATCCTTACCTAAAGAAGTGGCTTTCTAATCTACCATATTATTTTGAAACTAAACAATATGTTATCACTCATGCAGGATTAGATTTTAGTCATGGGGATTATAGATTAGGTAATTTTAAGCGAGCAGTTTGGACTAAACCAGAGGAATTTTTTGAAATTGATTTAGAAAAAGAGTTTAATTTTAAAAAGATTGTAGTGGTAGGTCACAGGTTTACTAGTAAAATAAGAAGTTATTTTAATTTGATTGATGAAGATAAACATTCAATATATTATCATAAGGATAAGCAAAAGATTGGTATAGATGGAGGATGCTATCATTCTAAACGGATTAATGTATTTGAAATTATCGAAAATTGA
- a CDS encoding glycerate kinase → MKIVIAIDSFKGCMTTNEVSQAVEKGIKQVYEDANIIKVPIADGGEGTVDILIEGLGGHFVYKEVNNPLMKPVLAKYGILNDQTAIIEMATCSGLPLLKESERNPLKTTTYGVGELIKDAINKGCRDFIIGIGGSATNDAGMGMLEALGYKFYDENHQLLKGIGESLNYVHHMDDSGKLKTLDECRFSVLCDVDNPFFGPKGASYVYAKQKGADKVMVEELDQGLKHFASFIEETLGKNISSFKGAGAAGGLGGGIHAFLNGELLPGIEIIFNKLDLEIKVKDADIFITGEGKMDFQSVMGKAPMGVSQLGKKHHIPVIGISGSLMDDAYKLHQEGMTSLFSIMNYPMSLEEAMDKEKAMNFVEKNTKELFRLIKSIK, encoded by the coding sequence ATGAAAATAGTAATCGCAATTGATTCCTTCAAAGGATGTATGACAACAAATGAAGTAAGTCAAGCAGTTGAAAAAGGAATTAAGCAAGTTTATGAAGATGCAAATATCATCAAGGTTCCGATAGCTGATGGTGGTGAAGGAACAGTTGATATTTTAATCGAAGGATTAGGTGGACATTTCGTATATAAAGAAGTAAATAATCCTTTGATGAAACCAGTGTTAGCTAAATATGGTATACTAAATGATCAAACCGCTATTATTGAAATGGCAACTTGTTCAGGATTACCACTGTTAAAAGAGAGTGAACGTAATCCTTTAAAAACTACAACCTATGGTGTTGGTGAATTAATAAAAGATGCGATTAACAAAGGGTGTCGTGATTTTATCATTGGAATTGGTGGTAGTGCGACAAACGATGCTGGAATGGGTATGTTAGAAGCGCTTGGTTATAAATTTTATGATGAGAATCATCAACTCCTTAAAGGTATTGGTGAATCATTGAATTATGTACATCATATGGATGATTCAGGTAAGTTAAAAACATTGGATGAATGTCGTTTTTCTGTATTATGTGATGTGGATAATCCCTTCTTTGGTCCAAAGGGTGCCTCTTATGTTTATGCAAAACAAAAAGGGGCAGATAAGGTTATGGTTGAAGAATTAGATCAAGGATTGAAACATTTTGCATCATTTATAGAAGAAACCCTTGGTAAAAATATCAGTTCATTTAAAGGTGCAGGTGCTGCTGGTGGGTTAGGTGGCGGAATTCATGCTTTCTTAAATGGAGAATTATTACCAGGTATAGAAATTATCTTTAATAAACTTGATTTAGAAATTAAAGTTAAAGATGCAGATATTTTTATCACAGGTGAAGGTAAAATGGATTTCCAATCAGTGATGGGTAAAGCACCAATGGGTGTATCTCAATTAGGAAAAAAACATCATATTCCTGTCATTGGAATCAGTGGTTCATTAATGGATGATGCTTATAAATTACATCAAGAGGGGATGACCTCACTATTTTCTATTATGAATTATCCAATGTCTTTAGAGGAAGCAATGGACAAAGAAAAAGCAATGAACTTTGTTGAAAAGAATACGAAAGAGTTATTTAGATTAATTAAGAGTATTAAATAA
- the megL gene encoding methionine gamma-lyase — protein MNLKHKGFSTKAIHVGHDNNPHGTLATPIYQTSTFVFDSAEQGGRRFNLEEEGYIYTRLGNPTTKVLEEKVAALENADGCIATASGISAVSTPLWSVLKQGDHMVSDTNLYGCTFAYFSHGLTRFGVEVTFVDASNPENVKNAIKPNTKVIYCETPTNPSLKLIDIKALGDIAKEANAYLMVDNTFSTPYLTKPMDLGADIVIHSGTKYLNGHGDVISGLICAKKELLNDIRYFGLKDMTGAVMSPFDSYLVLRGIKTLSVRMEKHCQNALEVAKYLESHPKIKRVYYPGLESHPQHELAKRQMKLPGGIISFELKGGLEEGKKLINSTKLCKLAVSLGDLESLIQHPASMTHSPYTKEERLKAGISDELIRISVGLEDVEDIIDDLKQALESI, from the coding sequence ATTAATTTGAAACATAAAGGTTTTTCTACAAAAGCAATCCATGTAGGACATGATAATAATCCTCATGGCACACTCGCTACACCAATCTATCAAACATCTACTTTCGTATTTGATAGTGCAGAACAAGGTGGAAGACGTTTTAATTTAGAGGAAGAAGGCTACATTTATACAAGACTTGGAAATCCAACCACTAAAGTATTAGAAGAAAAAGTGGCTGCTTTAGAAAATGCTGATGGTTGTATCGCAACCGCTTCAGGCATTAGTGCCGTGTCTACTCCACTATGGAGTGTTCTAAAACAAGGTGACCACATGGTTAGTGACACTAATTTATATGGTTGTACCTTCGCTTATTTCTCACATGGTTTAACACGTTTTGGGGTTGAAGTTACATTTGTTGATGCAAGTAATCCTGAAAACGTAAAAAATGCGATTAAACCGAATACAAAAGTTATTTATTGTGAAACGCCAACCAATCCATCATTAAAATTAATTGATATAAAAGCATTAGGAGATATTGCGAAAGAAGCTAATGCATATCTCATGGTTGATAATACATTCTCAACACCTTATCTAACAAAACCAATGGATTTAGGTGCTGATATTGTTATTCACTCTGGAACAAAATATTTAAATGGACATGGTGATGTTATCTCTGGACTAATTTGTGCTAAAAAAGAATTATTAAATGATATCCGTTATTTTGGATTAAAAGATATGACAGGTGCTGTTATGTCACCATTTGATTCTTACTTAGTACTTAGAGGAATTAAAACACTCAGTGTTCGTATGGAAAAACATTGTCAAAATGCTTTAGAAGTAGCAAAATATTTAGAAAGCCATCCAAAAATTAAACGCGTTTACTATCCTGGATTAGAATCTCATCCACAACATGAACTAGCAAAAAGACAAATGAAATTACCTGGTGGTATTATCTCATTTGAATTAAAAGGTGGATTAGAAGAAGGTAAAAAACTTATCAATTCAACAAAACTATGTAAATTAGCTGTTTCATTAGGAGACTTAGAATCATTAATACAACATCCTGCTAGTATGACACATTCTCCATATACAAAAGAAGAACGTTTAAAAGCTGGAATATCTGATGAACTCATTCGTATTTCAGTGGGATTAGAAGATGTAGAAGATATTATTGATGATTTAAAACAAGCTTTAGAAAGTATCTAA
- the mutY gene encoding A/G-specific adenine glycosylase, giving the protein MNCQFSNKKFSDALIDWYKKNKRVLPFRENQEPYRIWISEIMLQQTQMKTVIPYYTRFIKRFPTIKELASSCEEEVLKYWEGLGYYSRAKNIYKTAQDIVSKYHGVFPSDYKTILSLKGIGSYTAGAISSIAFNKPYPAVDGNVMRVLSRVLDIWDDIRLSKTKSIFESIVKELISKDDPSSFTQGLMELGALICTPKGQKCHLCPVNFCCKAYHEGYDDELPVKGEKTKQTKVKLVMVIIENDKNQFLVRKRSASGLLANFWEFIQFESKTFEEFQQNLFDHDGIEIKEESYLGEFKHVFTHRIWEIKAYLATLYDSSDLPHHFKLVTKDEIEKISFSTIHKKILHQFK; this is encoded by the coding sequence ATGAATTGTCAATTTAGTAATAAAAAATTTTCTGATGCGTTAATTGATTGGTATAAAAAAAATAAAAGAGTGTTACCTTTTAGAGAAAATCAAGAGCCTTATCGAATATGGATTAGTGAAATTATGCTCCAACAAACACAAATGAAAACCGTAATTCCATATTATACACGTTTTATAAAAAGGTTTCCGACAATAAAAGAACTGGCTAGTAGTTGTGAAGAAGAAGTTTTAAAGTATTGGGAAGGATTAGGATATTATTCACGCGCAAAAAACATTTATAAAACGGCTCAAGATATTGTTTCAAAATATCATGGTGTTTTTCCTAGTGATTATAAGACAATTCTATCTTTAAAAGGAATTGGGTCTTATACAGCTGGTGCCATTAGTTCAATCGCATTTAATAAACCTTATCCTGCTGTAGATGGGAATGTTATGCGTGTTTTAAGTCGTGTATTAGATATATGGGATGATATTCGTTTATCAAAAACGAAATCAATATTTGAATCAATTGTTAAAGAATTAATCTCTAAGGATGACCCTTCATCTTTCACGCAAGGTCTAATGGAGTTAGGAGCACTTATTTGTACACCAAAAGGTCAAAAATGCCATTTATGTCCAGTTAATTTTTGTTGTAAAGCATATCATGAAGGTTATGATGATGAGTTACCTGTTAAAGGAGAGAAAACGAAACAGACTAAAGTTAAATTAGTCATGGTCATTATCGAAAATGATAAAAATCAGTTCTTAGTGAGGAAAAGAAGTGCTAGTGGACTCCTTGCTAACTTTTGGGAATTCATACAATTTGAATCAAAAACTTTTGAGGAGTTTCAACAAAATTTATTCGACCATGATGGAATTGAAATTAAAGAAGAATCTTATTTAGGTGAGTTTAAACATGTTTTCACACATCGTATTTGGGAGATAAAAGCCTATTTAGCGACCCTTTATGATTCATCAGATTTGCCACATCATTTTAAGTTGGTCACAAAAGATGAAATTGAGAAAATTTCATTTTCAACAATACATAAAAAAATATTGCATCAGTTTAAGTAA